The following coding sequences lie in one Lolium perenne isolate Kyuss_39 chromosome 2, Kyuss_2.0, whole genome shotgun sequence genomic window:
- the LOC127335080 gene encoding sugar transport protein MST1 translates to MARGGFAAADGTGGDHGCPHGYGGGRVTISVVVTCLMAASCGLIFGYDIGVSGGVTQMQSFLEKFFPEVLTEMKGAKRDAYCKYDNQMLTAFTSSLYIAGMLSSLVASRVTRRVGRQAVMLSGGVLFLAGSGINAAAINIAMLIIGRMLLGFGVGFTAQAAPLYLAETAPAKWRGAFTTAYNFFLVLGTLAATVTNYFTNRIPGWGWRVSLGLAGVPATIVVVGALLVTDTPSSLVMRGDPDRARASLQRIRGEDVDVGDEFKDIMVAVEEARRNDEGAFERLRGKGYRHYLVMMVAIPTFFDLTGMIVISVFSPVLFRTVGFNSQKAILGSVILSLVNLSSVGVSTFVVDRAGRRFLFLVGGVAMMLCQVAVAWILAEHLGRHPATTMAKNYAYGVLALTCMYTFSFGLSWGPLKWVVPSEIYPVEIRSAGQAMTIAIALTLSFAQTQVFITLLCAMKYAIFVFYASWVLVMTIFMAALLPETKGVPLEAMRSVWAKHWYWRRFVRDAKQDSQVNCL, encoded by the exons ATGGCCAGAGGAGGGTTCGCCGCGGCGGACGGCACCGGCGGCGACCACGGATGCCCACACGGCTACGGCGGCGGCCGCGTGACGATCTCCGTCGTGGTCACCTGCCTCATGGCCGCCTCCTGCGGGCTCATCTTCGGCTACGACATTGGCGTCTCAG GTGGCGTGACGCAAATGCAGTCGTTCCTGGAGAAGTTCTTCCCGGAGGTGCTGACGGAGATGAAGGGCGCCAAGCGCGACGCCTACTGCAAGTACGACAACCAGATGCTCACGGCGTTCACCTCGTCGCTGTACATCGCCGGCATGCTGTCGTCGCTGGTGGCGAGCCGCGtgaccaggagggtgggccgtcAGGCCGTCATGCTCAGCGGCGGTGTCCTGTTCCTCGCCGGCTCCGGCATcaacgccgccgccatcaacATCGCCATGCTCATCATCGGTAGGATGCTGCTCGGCTTCGGCGTTGGGTTCACTGCGCAG GCGGCTCCGCTGTATCTCGCCGAGACAGCGCCGGCGAAGTGGCGCGGCGCCTTCACCACCGCCTACAACTTCTTCCTCGTCCTCGGCACGCTGGCCGCGACCGTCACCAACTACTTCACCAACCGCATCCCGGGCTGGGGCTGGCGCGTCTCCCTGGGCCTCGCCGGCGTGCCGGCCACCATCGTCGTGGTGGGCGCCCTCCTCGTCACGGACACCCCCAGCAGCCTCGTCATGCGCGGCGACCCCGACAGGGCGCGCGCCTCGCTCCAGCGCATCCGCGGCGAGGACGTGGACGTCGGCGACGAGTTCAAGGACATCATGGTCGCGGTTGAGGAGGCCCGCCGGAACGACGAGGGTGCGTTCGAGCGGCTCCGCGGCAAGGGGTACCGGCACTACCTGGTGATGATGGTGGCCATCCCCACTTTCTTCGACCTCACCGGCATGATCGTCATCTCTGTCTTCTCGCCGGTGTTGTTCCGCACCGTCGGGTTCAACAGCCAGAAGGCCATCTTGGGCTCCGTCATACTCAGCCTCGTCAACTTGAGCTCCGTCGGCGTGTCCACCTTCGTCGTGGACCGAGCCGGCCGCAgattcctcttcctcgtcggcgGTGTCGCCATGATGCTGTGCCAG GTGGCGGTGGCGTGGATACTGGCGGAGCATCTCGGCCGGCACCCTGCGACGACCATGGCGAAGAACTACGCGTATGGGGTGCTGGCGCTGACGTGCATGTACACGTTCAGCTTCGGCCTGTCGTGGGGGCCGCTCAAGTGGGTGGTGCCGAGCGAGATCTACCCCGTGGAGATCAGGTCGGCGGGGCAGGCCATGACCATCGCCATCGCTCTCACCCTCTCCTTCGCGCAGACGCAGGTGTTCATCACCCTGCTCTGCGCCATGAAGTACGCCATATTCGTCTTCTACGCCAGCTGGGTCCTGGTCATGACCATCTTCATGGCGGCGCTGCTGCCGGAGACCAAAGGCGTGCCGCTGGAGGCCATGCGGTCGGTGTGGGCCAAGCACTGGTACTGGAGGAGGTTCGTCAGGGATGCCAAGCAGGACAGCCAGGTCAACTGCTTGTAA
- the LOC127330474 gene encoding sugar transport protein MST1: MAGGGFVAADGSAHDYGGGVTFPVVVTSLMAASCGLIYGYDTGVTGGVTQMDSFLSKFFPEVQSGRKSARSDPYCKYDNQWLTAFSSSLFIAAALSSLVASRVTRKIGRQAIMLVGGAMFLAGSIVNAAAVNIAMLIIGRMLLGFGLGFTLQAAPVYLSETAPARWRGAFTSAYNTFVVIGILSATITNYITNRIPGWGWRVSLGLAAVPGVIIVLGAFFIPDTPSSLVLRGHPDKARAALQRIRGRHASVDAEFKDIVRAVDEARQNDVGAYRRLFSKEYRHYLVVGLAIPVFYQFTGMIVISVFSPVLFRTVGFTSQKAILGSVINSITNLVATVLSTFIMDRTGRRFLFIVGGIGMMLCEVAISWVMAGHLGKHQGVTMPRSYATGVLVLICMCTFSFGLSWAPLRWVVPSEIYPVEIRSAGQAMSISVALCLAFAELQVFIALLCAMKYGVFLFYAACLLIMTIFMAAFLPETKGVPLEAMQSIWTRHWYWKRFVGDAKHGSQINNLNTN; encoded by the exons ATGGCCGGTGGTGGCTTCGTAGCAGCCGACGGCAGTGCGCATGACTACGGCGGCGGCGTGACATTCCCCGTCGTGGTGACCTCCCTCATGGCCGCTTCCTGCGGCCTCATCTACGGCTACGACACTGGCGTCACAG GTGGCGTGACGCAAATGGATTCGTTCCTGAGCAAGTTCTTCCCGGAGGTGCAGAGCGGGAGGAAGAGTGCGAGGAGCGACCCGTACTGCAAGTATGACAACCAGTGGCTCACGGCGTTCTCGTCGTCGCTGTTCATCGCCGCCGCGCTGTCGTCTTTGGTTGCCAGCCGGGTTACGAGGAAGATTGGCCGCCAGGCCATCATGCTGGTGGGCGGCGCCATGTTCCTTGCCGGCTCCATCGTCAACGCCGCCGCTGTGAACATCGCCATGCTCATCATCGGCCGGATGCTACTGGGCTTTGGTCTTGGGTTCACATTACAG GCAGCTCCGGTGTACCTGTCGGAGACAGCGCCGGCGAGGTGGCGCGGCGCATTCACCTCGGCGTACAATACGTTCGTCGTGATCGGTATACTGTCGGCGACCATCACCAACTACATCACGAACCGCATCCCAGGCTGGGGATGGCGCGTCTCCCTCGGCCTGGCGGCCGTGCCGGGCGTCATCATCGTCCTGGGAGCCTTCTTCATCCCGGACACTCCCAGCAGCCTCGTGCTGCGAGGCCACCCCGACAAGGCTCGCGCGGCGCTGCAGCGTATCCGCGGGCGTCACGCCAGCGTCGACGCGGAGTTCAAGGACATCGTCCGCGCCGTCGACGAGGCGCGCCAGAACGACGTCGGCGCGTACCGGAGGCTGTTCAGCAAGGAGTATCGGCACTATCTGGTGGTTGGGCTGGCCATACCCGTCTTCTACCAGTTCACCGGCATGATCGTCATCTCCGTCTTCTCGCCGGTGCTGTTCCGCACGGTGGGGTTCACCAGCCAGAAGGCCATACTTGGTTCCGTGATCAACAGCATTACCAACTTGGTCGCGACGGTTCTGTCCACCTTCATCATGGACCGCACCGGCCGCAGGTTCTTGTTCATCGTCGGCGGCATTGGCATGATGCTATGCGAG GTGGCCATTTCGTGGGTCATGGCGGGCCATCTCGGGAAGCACCAAGGGGTGACCATGCCACGGAGCTACGCCACCGGCGTGCTTGTCCTGATCTGCATGTGCACCTTCAGCTTCGGCCTGTCCTGGGCGCCGCTCAGGTGGGTGGTGCCCAGCGAGATATATCCGGTGGAGATCAGGTCGGCCGGGCAGGCCATGAGCATCTCCGTAGCTCTTTGTCTCGCCTTCGCGGAGTTGCAGGTGTTTATCGCGCTGCTCTGCGCCATGAAGTATGGCGTCTTCTTGTTCTACGCTGCTTGCCTTCTCATAATGACCATTTTCATGGCGGCGTTCCTGCCGGAGACGAAGGGTGTACCTCTAGAAGCCATGCAGTCGATATGGACAAGACATTGGTACTGGAAGAGGTTCGTCGGGGATGCCAAGCACGGAAGCCAAATCAACAATCTGAACACCAACTAA